One genomic window of Amphiura filiformis chromosome 3, Afil_fr2py, whole genome shotgun sequence includes the following:
- the LOC140149261 gene encoding mitochondrial tRNA-specific 2-thiouridylase 1-like, with protein MMSKVKHVVCAMSGGVDSSVAALLMRKKGYNVTGLFMRNWDVLDETGECAADRDCEDAQFVCQKLNIPFREVNFVKEYWNNVFSDFLRQYQSGMTPNPDILCNKHIKFDKFIQYAIEDLGADALGTGHYARTEPDILNFENWKDHPQAKGIKLLKAIDTWKDQTFFLSQITQEALHKTTFPLGELTKDVVKKIAEQAGLQRIVKRKESMGICFIGERNFNKFIKEYVEPQPGQFVSIEDNKTIGQHEGHFLYTIGQRAKMGGLTQAWFVVDKNPNTNDVFVAPNSKHPALYCESLVTGPVHWIHQPPRKLLQDQMMDCGFRFQHSDPLVDCTLTLSGMGSVIVSLSRPLRAITPGQYAVFYLGDECLGSGVIVKPGPSLYTLNWKKYQSGEWKPEFGAT; from the exons ATGATGTCGAAAGTGAAGCATGTAGTTTGCGCTATGTCTGGGGGAGTTGACAGTTCTGTTGCAGCTCTACTTATGAGGAAGAAAG GCTATAATGTAACAGGTCTGTTCATGCGTAACTGGGATGTTCTGGATGAGACTGGTGAATGTGCAGCTGACAGAGACTGTGAGGATGCTCAGTTTGTATGTCAGAAACTTAACATACCATTCCGTGAGGTCAACTTTGTCAAGGAATATTGGAACAATGTGTTCAG TGATTTCTTGAGGCAATACCAGAGTGGAATGACTCCCAACCCAGACATACTATGCAATAAACATATCAAGTTTGATAAGTTCATACAGTATGCCATAGAGGATTTAGGAGCTGATGCTTTGGGTACAGGACACTATGCAAGAACAGAGCCTGATATTCTGAATTTCGAGAATTGGAAAGACCATCCACAAGCAAAAG GTATAAAACTTCTGAAAGCTATAGACACTTGGAAAGATCAGACATTCTTCTTGTCTCAAATCACCCAAGAAGCATTGCACAAGACTACATTCCCCCTGGGGGAGCTCACTAAGGATGTTGTCAAGAAGATTGCTGAACAAGCTGGACTTCAGCGAATAGTCAAGAGAAAAGAG AGCATGGGAATTTGTTTTATTGGTGAAAGAAATTTCAACAAATTCATCAAAGAG TATGTTGAACCCCAGCCAGGACAGTTTGTATCTATTGAAGACAACAAAACTATAGGACAACATGAAG GTCATTTCTTGTATACCATTGGACAGAGAGCCAAGATGGGTGGCTTGACACAGGCATGGTTTGTTGTAGATAAGAATCCGAACACCAATGATGTCTTTGTT GCCCCTAATAGTAAACACCCTGCATTATACTGTGAGTCTCTTGTTACTGGACCAGTACATTGGATTCATCAACCACCCCGTAAGCTACTGCAAGACCAAATGATGGATTGTGGCTTCCGTTTCCAGCATTCAGACCCTTTGG TGGACTGTACCCTGACATTAAGTGGTATGGGTTCTGTGATTGTATCCCTATCAAGACCTTTACGGGCGATTACTCCTGGTCAG TATGCAGTATTCTACCTTGGTGACGAATGTTTAGGTAGTGGCGTCATTGTCAAACCAGGGCCATCGTTATACACACTCAACTGGAAGAAATATCAATCGGGAGAATGGAAACCAGAGTTTGGTGCTACATGA